The stretch of DNA TCCTTCATCATTAAATAGCTTATCCTATCATACCTTTTCATGCTTCATTTTGCACATCATTCCATGCCAGCGCCAGCCGCCGCACCCCCTCGATCAGTTCCTCCTCGTCCAGATGGGAAAAGGCGAAGCAGGCGGCGGGCTCTCCGGGTGTAATCCGGTAAAGGGCGGCGTCTCTGAAATCGACGTCCCGCTGCTTGGCCGCCTCCTGGAAGCGCACGAATTCCTCTTCGCCTCGGAGCCAGCGGGCGTATATATGCAGCCCCGCATCGCCGGGCTGCGGATGAAACAGGCCGCCCGGCATTCCGGCCAGCAGCTCGCGAAGAATGCGGCCGCGTTCGCCATAGAGGCGCGTCATCCGCCGGATATGGCGGGCATAAACGCCGAGCGACATGAAGCGGGCCAGCGCCCGCTGCTCCAGCAGCCCGGCGGGAAGCGGCTCGTACAGCGCCTTCGCGGCCGTCACAGGCGGGGCCAGGGAGGGCGGCAGGACCGCATAGCCGAGGCGAAGCCCGGCGAACATCGTGTTGGAGAAGGAGCCGATATACACGACACGCTCCTCCCGGTCCAGCGCCTTCAGCGGTTCGATGGGACGGCCGGACCAGCGGAACTCGCTATCGTAATCATCCTCGATAATGATCGCCCGCCGGGCGGCCGCCCATTCGAGCAGCCTCCGCCGCCGCTCCAGCGGCAGGACCGCGCCTGTGGGATATTGGCGGCTCGGCGTCACGAACAGCAGCCGGGCGTCCCAGTCCTGCGGCACAAGGCCGCTGCCGTCTACGCGGCCTGGAACCGGCACGCCGCCGGACACCTCGACGGCGCGCCGGATGCCGTGAAAGCCGGGGTCCTCGACGACGGCCTGGCCGCCGCTGTCCAGCAGCAGCTGAGTCAGCAGGACGATGCCCTGCATGGAGCCGCTGAACGTCACGATATGCTCCGCTTCGGCGCGGATGCCGCGGGTAATCCGCAGATGCGCCGCAATCGCCCGCCGCAGCCCCTCGTCTCCCTGCGGCGGCGCGGAGACGGCGAGCGCACCGCCGCCCCTGCCCCCGGCATGGGACAGCGCGCTGCGCCATTCCGCGTAGGGGAAATGCTCCATCGGCATTCCGCCGCTGCGGAAGCTGATGACGGAGCCCGGTGCGGCCCCCTCCCTTACAGGCGGCTGCGCTGCAAGCCGCCGCGCCCAGGCGGACAGCGGAATGTCCGCCATAAGGTTCGGGATTGCCGCGGCTCCCTCCGCCGGCAGCGAGGTTCCGCCGCTCCCCCCTGCGGAGAGCGGACTCCCCGGCCTGCCGGGATGAGCCGGGGCTTCCGCAGGCTGGCCTTCCCTAACGGAAGCGCGGTTTCGCCCCGCTTCGCGGGGATGTTCCGCCATACCCGCACGGGCTTCCCCCTGTCCCACAGTTCCTTCCGCCATCCCCGCACTTCCTTCCGCCCACGCCGCACTTCCATCCCCCTGTCCCGCGCTTCCTTTCACCATCCCCGAACGATCCTCCGTCTGTCCCGCTCTTTCTTCCGCCGACTGTCTGCCCTCCGTCCCGAAACCGTCCCTGGACACGAAGGTGCCCCGTCCCGTTTCCGATTTTACATAGCCGTCGGCGCCGAGCATATCGTATACCTGAGCTGCCGACCCCCGCGACAGACCGTACAGAACGGCAAGTTTGCGGGTGGAGGGAAGCCGCGTGCCTCCCGGCAAATTCCCGTTTAGAATCGCCGCCCTAAGCGCGTGATACAGCGCCAGATACTTATAGCGGTATTCGGCCAAGTATTCCTCAAAGCTTAAAATTGGAATGGCGTCCATGCCTTTCTTCCCTCCCATTCAAGTGGACCAATAAAAATAATGTAAATGGGCTCTTTTTTCTTGTCAATCTCCTGTTATGCTGTTGGTTAACCATCCCTATCAGCAAAAGGAGCATTGCATATGAGAAGAAAAGAATTTAAAGTCGAACAGGAAGAAGAACTGGAAGCTTTTCTGGATGAAAT from Paenibacillus sophorae encodes:
- a CDS encoding PLP-dependent aminotransferase family protein; this encodes MDAIPILSFEEYLAEYRYKYLALYHALRAAILNGNLPGGTRLPSTRKLAVLYGLSRGSAAQVYDMLGADGYVKSETGRGTFVSRDGFGTEGRQSAEERAGQTEDRSGMVKGSAGQGDGSAAWAEGSAGMAEGTVGQGEARAGMAEHPREAGRNRASVREGQPAEAPAHPGRPGSPLSAGGSGGTSLPAEGAAAIPNLMADIPLSAWARRLAAQPPVREGAAPGSVISFRSGGMPMEHFPYAEWRSALSHAGGRGGGALAVSAPPQGDEGLRRAIAAHLRITRGIRAEAEHIVTFSGSMQGIVLLTQLLLDSGGQAVVEDPGFHGIRRAVEVSGGVPVPGRVDGSGLVPQDWDARLLFVTPSRQYPTGAVLPLERRRRLLEWAAARRAIIIEDDYDSEFRWSGRPIEPLKALDREERVVYIGSFSNTMFAGLRLGYAVLPPSLAPPVTAAKALYEPLPAGLLEQRALARFMSLGVYARHIRRMTRLYGERGRILRELLAGMPGGLFHPQPGDAGLHIYARWLRGEEEFVRFQEAAKQRDVDFRDAALYRITPGEPAACFAFSHLDEEELIEGVRRLALAWNDVQNEA